aAGGACACAGTAGAGGTCTTAAGGTACAGAATGAAATAGTTTATGAAAATCCTCCTTCTACAAAATTCCAAAACAGGGCAAAAGCCTTCTTCAGTTGAGGGTTTGTAGattagctggagagagagagagagagagagagagagaataatatacaATCTTTTGAAGGGCAACTTTGAAAATTGTAACACTGCTTAACCcgacagaaaacagtatttgcATCTTAAACCTTTCAAAGCCACAGCTCTTTTTACCTGTGCTGTTAGGGCAGAGGCGGGCTAGTAGGTCAAATCGGATGTCTCGCTCAACAGACATGGACTTTGCGTGGATCTTAAAGATATGTGTCCTTCCCTCCAAGTCTGGTAGGCCAAACTCCACCTTACGATCTAATCTACCAGGTCGCATGAGGGCTGGGTCCAAAGTATCAGGTCGGTTGGTGGCCATCAGTACCTGCAAGGAAAGGTAGTTGTTCCTTGGGTATAATTCAAGGCAAAAACTTACCCTAGAATTTGTATGCCTTGATAATGGCTCTtgtaaatgttttctttattcaaagGCACAAGAAACTcaaacgggagagagagagagagagagagagagagagagagagagagattaaaacaatCCATATCTCCACGCAGTTCATACCTTAATGTTGCCACGAGCATCAAATCCATCTAGCTGGTTGATGAGCTCCAGCATAGTCCTCTGCACCTCATTGTCACCTCCTGCTCCGTCATCAAAGCGAGCACCACCAATGGCGTCAATCTCGTCAAAGAAGATGAGACACGCCTTCTTGGTGCGGGCCATCTCAAACAGTTCACGCACCATCCTGGCTCCCTGCACAAAATAACCTAGGTAAGTCTCTCCTGGAAGCTTTGAATTTAATACTGAGTGAGATGCAAACAAAAACAGATAAGAAGCTTTCAAGGGGAAATATAGTAGGTACTGAAAAGTCTTCCAATGGCATTGAAAGGTAAAGGAATATATGTAGTATAACaaaaacagaaggagaaaattTAGAATGAAGAATCCTTAAAACTACTTGGATATATAGTGAAGGAGGCATATTACCAACTTATTTAAGAGATAATATGACAAAAAACAACactactaataaaaaaatatgggaaAATATAATAACCCATCTATCCTTAATCCAAAACAATATAAATTTACACAAAACCAAGAAGAACTTGGCAGGTCAATAAGCAGCCTGTTATAGTAAAGAAGAGCACCATGACTCACCTCTCCCACATACTTCTGCACCAGCTCTGAGCCAATGACCCTGATGAAGCAAGCATCAGTACGGTTGGCTACAGCACGAGCACAAAGAGTCTTGCCGGTACCAGGTGGCCCAAACAGCAGCACACCCTTAGGAGGCTCGATACCCAGGTTGACGAAACGCTCCGGCTGTAAGGTTTGTTGATACAGGTGAATTACTTGACTTATAATGCGATGAAAGCGTAAATGTGGAGACGCCCTTCTGATATGTTACAAGGTCATCAGCTCACCATCACTCCATAACACTCAACATCAACACAACAATGCTTCATCACTACAAACATCACAAGAATACCTTCACTACTACAGCCACACTATGAAATATCACCACTGCTCATGTTGAAGTGATACTATCACTACAGCACACAATAATAGATAACACCACCACTCATATGAATAGGCAACACCAACACTATACCACCTGGCAATACTGtagacatcaccaccatccataTCAAAGGTAAATAATTTCTACAGCCACACTGCCTAACAACACTGAAGACATAATCACActgccacacatcaccaccactaatgctGAAGaggcaccaacaccaccatcacttaaaCAATACTGTAGACATTACCACTAAAACCACACTATCtttcttgcttctgtatttcaatcTTCCTTTAATCTGAACTAATTTAAAAGGTAGGTTTtaggacatttatcccattctttagctaattctctcagacctgctcAGGGATTgccatctaagtgggcctttttgtttagtaATTTTTGTTACACTAGCccatatttcttctcttacataaaaaaaatcactaccTCCACTGCCACCCATACACAAGACAgcagccactaccactactcacaTGCAGCAGGGGAGTCTCCACCACCTCCCGCAGCTTCTCGATCTGTTCCTTGCAGCCACCCACATCTGAGTAGGTCACGTCAGGCTTCTCTTCCACCTGCATCATGGTGACAGATGGGTCAATCTTGGGTGGGAGTGGAATGTGGATCTGGTACTTGTTTCTGTCCACTCTGAGAtgtgggaggaggtggaaagaagagTTTATTACTTGACTGTGAAGGAAtgactattatttattatttttttcattatgtgttCTGATCCATTAATGTTGCTacagaacaaggaagaaaatgaagaaagaaaaggaataaaaaactcCATAAAATGTTAGGCTATGCAAGTAcataatagagaaagagaagttatAAGTATTTGGAAAGAAGAATAATGCATGACATTTACAAGAGTGCATGCGTGTCCTTACCCGACCCTCATCCCCTCCTCAATGTCTGTTGGGGCCACAGAGTCTGCCAGATCCACCACAAACTTGGCAAACTGCTTCACGTTAATGATGTACTTAGGGTCGTCAGAGTCTGCATTGATAATCTTGGTGCAGCGAGCAACCTGCATGTGccagacagagaaggaaaacgatTATCAATGAGTAATGAACGCAATGCCTTgagttaatttttcttcctacaaAATATCTACATTTATATAAATCCATATAACTAGTCAATGATTATGAGCAAAATCATGGTACAATACTCTTTTTGTTAtggggagaaaaaacaaaacaggaggAAGTCCTCTAGAACACAGCCTTGTTTTATACCCTGAAATGATTACTAACATGAAATGTCTCTCCATGATACATTATCAATACAGAATGTATCCctttcatggagagagagagagagagagagagagagagagagagagagagagagagagagagagagagagagagagagagagagagagagagagagagaagttgtgAAATTTGGCTGTCACTGTTATGCCAACAAAATCAAATGAGAGATGGAGATAAACCATCAAATGTGAGATGATTGCAGTGACATTCTACATTAAACAATGTAGATATATTATAAATAATCTTTTTAAATGCTTCTCCAAAACAGCGGTGCATTTTCCAAATGTGGTACGTATTGTATTGAATGACAGGAAGATGATATAAATATTTATGGGAATGAGAGGTAAAACAAGATAGAAGTGGAGCATTAAGAGTATTAGATTATTTCAGAAAGGAGGACATtggaatacaaaaaataaataaataaataaataaacaaataaataaataaataaataaataaataaaaaaaaaaataaaaagaaaagaaaaaagaaaaaaagaaaatcgctGTTAATGAGATTGATCTTCACTGAGTGACTCAAATTTTATCATGTAAAATCTCATCATCAAAAATATTTTGCCTAACTAATCAAGTGCTATGTAAAGTTTAACCATCTTAAACTTATTATATCACTGATGTGCACATCAAATAATGATGAACATGTAACACAAGGGCAATAACTAATGAGTGTGCAAGGGTCTGAACTCTGGATCACACAATGTCACACTGAATCACCTGGAGAGGCTGCTCATTCTGCAGAGTCTGTTTGTCGGCAGCCAAGTCCCAGAGAGCAGGCACGGCCAGGCCAGTATCTGACTCCTTGATGCCTGTGAGGTCATTGACTTTCTTGACAGTCTTCTGAATGTCCTCCTCAATGTTCTTGATTACCTTGGTGTACGGCCCTTGACCCTGTGGTAAAGTACATTCAATcacatttccttatttccttaacTTTTCTTAAGTAACCTTTATCATTAATAGAAAAGAACCACTGTAAGCCAATTAAAAATCATTTACACCCCAGCAATGCAGAAGACTACATTTGTGTTCACTGATTTAGACTCAGGAGTATTAATATTTGGGTGAAACTAGCTAATTAGAGGGCTGATTTAAGGATATATCAGCAGTCTTAGCATAACTCTCAAAAGAAATTTATAGATCAATAAATTCAAAACACAACATATAACCTTGGTTATTGCACAGGCTGTATTTCATCCCTTCATGCACTACAGTCATGGTATAAATAATTGAACTAAAAGGTGATACTCACATAGGTTTTCAGCAAGGATATGTCAGCCTCATCCAGAGCTGAAATACACATGTCTGGTTATTTACGGACTAGTTATATAGTTTTCACTCCTAACATGTGAGTTGGTCTAAAAATGTACTCTGttaataatgagaaaataatgtatTTGATCTGGTTCAAAATCCAACAAGACTTTCGGTATGCCAAGAAACATTATTAGGTTCAGCTCATTACTAGAAAATTTTATGTAAAGGAAATCTGAAAATACATCAAAGTTCAATATCTATAATTTCATCActattaattattatcatcagagACACAAGATAAGATCCActcatgtatggagtactctttgcatgtacGGTAGGGATTCCACTAATACAATTTTATTAGAGAgggtaaaataaaaaacagctttcccctcttgtgtgtgtgtgtgtgtgtgtgtgtgtgtgtgtgtgtgtgtgtgtgtgtatatatatatatatatatatatatatatatatatatatatatatatatatatatatatatatatatatatatatatatatatatatatatatatactatacatGACAGGTGGATCACGTCACGGTGTGCTGGAAAATGGGGCGTGCTGATTAGTCCTTTCCAGGCGTCCTCCCAGTCGCCTCTATGGTGAGCTGTGCCACTGCGCATGATAGGCATACAAATCCCTCTCTGTGGTTGGTCGTTTTCTCCGTTGTAATGTATGCTGCCtcaactgtttttctttccttcttttttagtcCTTTTCACAGGGTTGTCACTTCTTTCCAGTCTGGCAGGTGTCCTTTGTCCCTGGCATGCACCACTTGTGAGTTGGATGTTCTGTGGTGGCGCATGTCATTTTTGTGCTCGTagatccttttctttatatattttatagATGAGAGACGAGAACAGCATCATCTATAAAATACCGTGCAGTGGATGCTCATCAGCATATATTGGCGAAACAGGACGGGGATTAAAGTAAAGGATCTACGAGCACAAAAATGACATGCGCCACCACAGAACATCCAACTCACTAGTGGTGCATGCCAGGGACAAAGGACACCTGCCAGACTGGAAAGAAGTGACAACCCTGTGAAAAGgactaaaaaagaaggaaagaaaaacagttgaGGCAGCATACATTACAACGGAGAAAACGACCAACCACAGAGAGGGATTTGTATGCCTATCATGCGCAGTGGCACAGCTCACCATAGAGGCGACTGGGAGGACGCCTGGAAAGGACTAATCAGCACGCTCCATTTTCCAGCACACCGTGACGTGATCCACCTGTCGTGTATATATACtgctctgcctgcctgcctgtatcATTCTCTGAGAAGCCCTATGGGCAAAACGTTAGGGAAATAAAGTACTCCTGCTACTTCTGAGTTTCTTCTCAGaagtataggtgtgtgtgtatatatatatatatatatatatatatatatatatatatatatatatatatatatatatatatatatatatatatatatatatatatatatatatatatatatatatgtatgatggAGTCTGATaaggggcaacaaaaattaataaataaaagttcaACTGAGGTAGTGGTCTCTAATGAGAACAGCCAAATGGATTATCCAAAACTTGGGTGTGTCAAAATCTCCCTCTGGAAAGAGTTCATCATAGGAAGGTGAAAGCACAGAAGCAGATAGGAAGTCCCAGCAATTataagagaaaatggatgaaagactGAATACTGAtcaactcttgcattatagGTGGACAGGATAGGATCAAGAGAAAAGACTGTGTAGCGAGCCCACacgagaggcatgcagttagcaaggttAGAAGAGCAGTAAATGTGAAGATAGCATGGCATGCAATTTTGCATCAAAGAGGGAGAGGCTGAAGAGAGTCTGTTAGATGATAATTGATAAGACCGCATACTTTAGTGTACTATATATGTGAAGTGTATTCTAAATGTGGATGGATAAGGCTCCATTACAGTTGGCAGTTGaaaagggtgagaaaaactagCAATGATGACTCAAAAAAGCCTAGCTTCATACAAATTGTTTGAGtatgagatgaaatgtgaagtttccaggtTAGGTTATTAATAAAAGACAGCCCTTGGATATTAAGTGTAGAAAAGTGTCGCTAAAGAGGCTATAACTGTCTTGTCTCGTCGAGAAAAACTGTTTGCCTGTTAAAGTTAAGATCTATGACTTAGTATTAAATTAAGCACCTTGTCCAGGTTATAATGTTCAATTAAACTGACTTTTGAAAGCTCCTCACCATTACATGGCCAAGCAACGTAAGATTCCAGAATTATCAATTACAATTGCTTTgaattaacatgatttttatAGGTGTATCAAGCTAACACACTTCCTGGGCATCAAACTGACCacagggaaagtgaaggaaaatgtgaataTTCTTTGAAACTgcgtttatttacttttcccaaatgcaaaaaaaatctGTCCTAACCGTACAGAAATTTGATCAGGAATGAATGTAGCCAAACCAAACTCATTTAATCTACAGAGAATGTAAGGATCCTTAATAATATCTGCAACAAACCAAAAACTCAGACAATAAATAAACCCCAAACATGATCAACTGCTGACCCTCGtacatcactgccaccaccaccaccacatatcaTCCCCTCGCCACCACAGCGCCTCACCCTTAATTGGCTCATCCTCTGACTTGTCCTCGTTGGTCTTTCGCATATCAGCTCCCAAGTGGTCCGGCATCTTGAAGGTTTAGTGAAAGtttacaacacaaaacaagacacaACTTCTCTCTCAGCCAGGCCGCAATGACTGGGAGTTCTGTGTGTCGGGGTCGGTGAGACTCTCGTACCAAGGGCCCAGAGTGTTGTACTCCTTTCACGTGCCAGCGTCAACATCATTATTGCCTTGTAGCTTTAGTATATTATTCCCAGGatgttattattcttgtatttAGGCTCGAATATAAAAGGGAAGTTTAAAGAGAATATTCATGGTCTCTGATTATTCCTGTGTTTAAGCACGAGTGTAAAATAATGTACCGAAAGTGATGTATTTAAATATAATGACTTTCGACTATGAACTTATGAAGTTAGACTACTGGATACGAAGAAAATTTAGAATAACCGTTTGTTATCTAAAACTTACATTTACTCTGCTTGATAGCTAATCCAACACAATAATTATTGTTCTTTacatttctgatttttttctttttcatttaccaaCCTATTTAACAAATGGttgtagaagaaaataaaaatcaagagtTTATTCAGCTTTGAAAAAATGCATTGCAGTGAACATTTTAccataaaaaaattatatacgtgataatgatgaataaagtAGCTCGAAACTATAAGAGTGCACTTTTCAGTAAATTTCACTCAAATTTATTGACGGTTCATTTTAAATTATGATGATTGGAATGCAAATGAGAATAAAATTAAATTACAAATTGGAAGctctggaataaaaaaaaaggtcatgtCACGGCTTTTCCAGCTTccctgtggtggtgatagtcatCGTACATTTGACATATTGTAGCCTAGTTTGTTTACATCCTCCTGCAAGGCCAAGACTTTGTCGCATTTTCTGTGTCTAGTCTAAAGTAAGAAACAATTTATGGGATTTGAAGGTGCAGGTCAGGAATATATGACGATTAAGATTCATGTCATTAATCCTTGGTATTATCTGACATAGCCGTAGTCTGCTTTTAGTGGAAGGAACTCATTCAGTCCATGCATCCTTTGAATGTCATGGGACTTGAATTTGATAATGATTTTCTGATTAGAAGAAGTGGCTTGCAAGTGGAGTGAAGTGCTGCAAAGCCACCAGTGATAGGTTATCATGAATTGGTTGAGCTGATGGACTGAATTGGTATTTCAGATCGATCCGAGTTGATTTGAGATGACTGTCAGAGTTTTGTACTTGCAATTTAGAACGGTCAGGGTTGGACCTACCCAACCATAAGAACTTGTCAGACGAatcatatttattctttgttCAGTATTTTCTGTATTTAACATACAAATGTGTAtttttcagtattgtttcaGTGGACAACATCCTACACATAACTTCTAACTTACTAATGGCATTGTGAGATGACaggtttggaaaaaaaaaagttaggtatAGAAAGGAACTGGTTCTCAAATAGAATGGTAGATGAATATAATGGATTCAGTAATCAAGTTATTAGTGCTGACTCATTACAAAGCTGAAGGAAATTAGACATTTAAGAATGCTGATGGTATGTTTCATACAAGCATTCCAATATGTCCCTCTGATAGTTTATTTCagctttccttatgttcttatgttcttgaaTAGCAAACCTGATTGTTATAGGTCAAGCTTGAAAAtagattttattctttttccaccATCCAGATGGCACCAGTGGAAGATGCCAGTACCTGTTACATCTGCAATGACAAGCGTCGGACAGCAGACACTGATGCGGCCGTCACCCCAACAAGATCCCCAGCTGACTCAGAAACTTTGAAGGACACCCTTATCCGTGCTCTTTCCCATGGGCACGTGGAGGACTTAATGAGCGAGTCAGAGAAGGAATCACGGATaagcagtggtgtgtgtgtggtgtctttGAACTCAGGTTGTGATGGAGGGCTGGAGGCAGTGAGTGACAGAGTGGTGGATGACCATGTTGTGATCTGCAGGAGGTGCACAGGTCTGCTGAAAGATTTTGAACACCATGAGCGCACAGCAGGAAAGATAGCACAGGATATCAGGAGGTTCTTGATGCGTCAGATGGAGGCACCGGAAGAGGATGTCTCAGGTGTGATTTTGGCAGCTAACCACAGAGCTCAGAGCTCCGTAAAGAAGACAGTTGGAAGGACCCACAGTGAACGGCAGGGTATCATGGCAGCCCTCAGAGCACTCAGGAAGTCAGGCATGACAGATTCCaagagacgaggaaggaaaaggaaaaaagacctAGCTTCTgagggaatgaaaatagaagaggaagagaagaaggaggaagatgagggtaATGTTGTCAAGAAcacagagatgaaggaagaaactaatggagaggaaagacagcAGGAAGCTACATCAGCTAGACAGAGTCAAAGGATccagaggagaagagaggatggtTTGGTCATGCGTTGGGGAGATGCCATGTATGAAAATGAGGATGAGGACAAGTCAGGGGAGGATACTTTTTCTG
This region of Portunus trituberculatus isolate SZX2019 chromosome 12, ASM1759143v1, whole genome shotgun sequence genomic DNA includes:
- the LOC123502751 gene encoding 26S proteasome regulatory subunit 7: MPDHLGADMRKTNEDKSEDEPIKALDEADISLLKTYGQGPYTKVIKNIEEDIQKTVKKVNDLTGIKESDTGLAVPALWDLAADKQTLQNEQPLQVARCTKIINADSDDPKYIINVKQFAKFVVDLADSVAPTDIEEGMRVGVDRNKYQIHIPLPPKIDPSVTMMQVEEKPDVTYSDVGGCKEQIEKLREVVETPLLHPERFVNLGIEPPKGVLLFGPPGTGKTLCARAVANRTDACFIRVIGSELVQKYVGEGARMVRELFEMARTKKACLIFFDEIDAIGGARFDDGAGGDNEVQRTMLELINQLDGFDARGNIKVLMATNRPDTLDPALMRPGRLDRKVEFGLPDLEGRTHIFKIHAKSMSVERDIRFDLLARLCPNSTGAEIRSVCTEAGMYAIRARRKVATEKDFLDAVNKVIKAYAKFSATPRYMTYN